Proteins from a genomic interval of Mycolicibacterium grossiae:
- a CDS encoding Dyp-type peroxidase, translating to MPDLDPQPVLAPLTPAAMFLVATIAEGGEQTVHDALADLSGLVRAIGFRDPAKHLSMVTSIGSDAWDRLFTGPRPAELHPFIPLTGLRHHAPSTPGDLLFHIRAEFLDVCFELATKVVGALAGAITVVDEVHGFKFFDNRDLMGFVDGTENPGGPLAVSATQIGAEDPDFAGGCYVHVQRYLHDMGAWNALTTEEQERVIGRTKLDDIELDDETKPPDSHLALNVITDDAGNELKILRHNMPFGEVGKGEFGTYYIGYSRSAAVTERMLRNMFLGDPPGITDRILDFSTAVTGSAFFTPTVDFLDDPPPPPGAAHISGGSLAIGSLKGRP from the coding sequence GTGCCTGATCTTGATCCGCAGCCGGTGCTGGCGCCGCTCACCCCGGCCGCCATGTTCCTGGTCGCCACCATCGCCGAGGGTGGCGAGCAGACCGTGCACGACGCGCTCGCCGACCTGTCGGGACTGGTGCGCGCCATCGGCTTTCGCGACCCGGCCAAGCACCTGTCGATGGTCACCTCGATCGGCTCGGACGCCTGGGACCGGCTGTTCACCGGACCGCGCCCGGCCGAACTGCACCCCTTCATCCCGCTCACCGGCCTGCGGCATCACGCGCCGTCCACCCCGGGGGATCTGCTGTTCCACATCCGCGCCGAGTTCCTGGACGTGTGCTTCGAACTCGCCACCAAGGTCGTCGGCGCGCTGGCGGGCGCGATCACCGTCGTCGACGAGGTACACGGCTTCAAGTTCTTCGACAACCGCGACCTGATGGGCTTCGTCGACGGCACCGAGAACCCCGGCGGCCCACTGGCCGTGAGCGCCACCCAGATCGGCGCGGAGGACCCCGACTTCGCCGGCGGGTGCTACGTGCACGTCCAGCGCTACCTGCACGACATGGGCGCCTGGAACGCCCTGACGACCGAGGAGCAGGAACGGGTGATCGGCCGAACCAAGCTCGACGACATCGAACTCGACGACGAGACCAAACCGCCCGACTCGCACCTCGCCCTCAACGTCATCACCGACGACGCCGGCAACGAGCTGAAGATCCTGCGGCACAACATGCCGTTCGGGGAGGTCGGCAAGGGCGAGTTCGGTACCTACTACATCGGCTACTCGCGCTCCGCCGCGGTCACCGAGCGCATGCTGCGCAACATGTTCCTGGGCGACCCGCCCGGCATCACCGACCGGATCCTCGACTTCTCCACGGCCGTCACCGGTTCGGCGTTCTTCACCCCCACCGTCGACTTCCTCGACGACCCGCCGCCCCCGCCCGGCGCGGCGCACATCTCCGGCGGCTCGCTGGCCATCGGCAGCCTGAAAGGACGACCGTGA
- a CDS encoding FAD-binding dehydrogenase: protein MADVDVIVVGAGLAGLVAACEAAERGRSVLIVDQENEQNVGAQAYWSFGGLFFVDSPEQRRLGIKDSHELALQDWLGAADFDRPEDHWPRQWAHAYVDFAAGEKRSYLRERGLQTFALVGWAERGGYGARGHGNSVPRFHITWGTGPAIVEIFARRLRNHPRVRFAYRHRVDEVVVTDGTVTGVRGAVLEPTSVARGVASSRTVVGDFDLSAQAVIVASGGIGGNHDLVRQNWPARMGRVPEQLLSGVPAHVDGRMLGISQAAGGRLINADRMWHYTEGITNYDPIWPRHGIRILPGPSSLWLDAHGRRLPAPLFPGFDTLGTLEHIARTGQDYTWFVLNARIIAKEFGLSGQEQNPDLTGRSLRDLAGRIRKGAPPPVQRFVDEGIDFVSATTLTELVAKMNAVPDVLPLDYAVVAEEVTARDREVANSYTKDSQITAIRGARNYLADRISRVVAPHRLTDPKAGPLIAVKLHILTRKSLGGLETDLDSRVLTADGSALPGLYAAGEAAGFGGGGVHGYRSLEGTFLGGCVFSGRAAGRAAARDTA, encoded by the coding sequence ATGGCGGACGTTGATGTCATCGTGGTGGGCGCCGGGCTGGCCGGTCTGGTCGCCGCCTGCGAAGCGGCCGAGCGTGGCCGGTCGGTCCTGATCGTCGACCAGGAGAACGAGCAGAACGTCGGTGCGCAGGCGTACTGGTCGTTCGGCGGGTTGTTCTTCGTCGACAGCCCCGAGCAGCGCCGGCTGGGCATCAAGGACAGCCACGAGCTGGCGCTGCAGGACTGGTTGGGCGCGGCCGACTTCGACCGGCCCGAGGATCACTGGCCGCGGCAGTGGGCGCACGCCTACGTCGACTTCGCCGCCGGCGAGAAGCGCAGCTACCTCCGCGAGCGGGGCTTGCAGACGTTCGCGCTCGTCGGGTGGGCCGAGCGCGGCGGCTACGGCGCCCGCGGGCACGGCAACTCGGTGCCGCGGTTCCACATCACCTGGGGCACCGGCCCCGCGATCGTCGAGATCTTCGCCCGCCGGCTCCGGAACCACCCGCGTGTGCGATTCGCCTACCGGCACCGCGTCGACGAGGTGGTGGTGACCGACGGAACCGTGACCGGCGTGCGTGGCGCCGTCCTCGAACCGACCTCGGTGGCGCGTGGCGTCGCGTCGTCGCGAACCGTCGTCGGGGACTTCGACCTCAGCGCGCAGGCGGTGATCGTCGCGAGCGGCGGCATCGGCGGCAATCACGATCTCGTCCGGCAGAACTGGCCGGCGCGGATGGGCCGGGTGCCCGAGCAGCTGCTCTCCGGGGTGCCCGCCCACGTCGACGGCAGGATGCTCGGCATCAGCCAGGCGGCGGGCGGTCGGCTCATCAACGCCGACCGCATGTGGCACTACACCGAGGGCATCACCAACTACGACCCGATCTGGCCGCGGCACGGCATCCGCATCCTGCCGGGCCCGTCCTCGCTGTGGCTGGACGCGCACGGCCGGCGGCTGCCCGCGCCGCTGTTCCCCGGGTTCGACACCCTGGGCACGCTCGAGCACATCGCCCGGACCGGCCAGGACTACACGTGGTTCGTGCTGAACGCCCGCATCATCGCCAAGGAGTTCGGCCTCTCCGGGCAGGAGCAGAACCCGGACCTGACCGGCCGCAGCCTCCGTGACCTGGCCGGCCGCATCCGCAAAGGCGCGCCGCCACCGGTGCAGCGGTTCGTCGACGAGGGCATCGACTTCGTCAGTGCGACGACGCTGACCGAGCTGGTCGCGAAGATGAACGCGGTGCCCGACGTGCTGCCGCTCGACTACGCCGTCGTCGCCGAGGAGGTCACCGCCCGTGACCGCGAGGTGGCGAACTCCTACACCAAGGACAGTCAGATCACCGCGATCCGCGGGGCGCGCAACTACCTCGCCGACCGGATCAGCCGCGTCGTCGCGCCGCACCGGCTGACCGACCCCAAGGCGGGGCCGTTGATCGCCGTGAAGCTGCACATCCTGACGCGAAAGTCGTTGGGCGGGCTGGAGACCGACCTCGACTCCCGGGTGCTGACGGCCGACGGGTCGGCGCTGCCGGGCCTGTACGCCGCCGGGGAGGCGGCCGGTTTCGGCGGGGGCGGCGTACACGGCTACCGGTCGCTGGAGGGCACGTTCCTCGGCGGCTGCGTGTTCTCCGGCCGCGCCGCCGGTCGGGCGGCCGCCCGCGACACCGCCTGA
- a CDS encoding M18 family aminopeptidase, which translates to MAASPQSLCDFIDASPSPFHVCATAAARLRGAGFTELAEADAWPDAEGRYFTVRAGSLVAWQTADAGSPFRIVGGHTDSPNLRVKQHPDRVVAGWRVVALEPYGGAWLNSWLDRDLGLSGRLSFRRGGTVEHRLVRIDEPLLRVPQLAIHLSDDRKGVTLDPQRHVNAVWGVGDGIGDVVGYVARRADVDPGDVLAADLMTHDLTPSTLVGADRELVSAPRLDNQGTCYAGLEAFLAAKPAGHLPVLALFDHEEVGSTSDHGAQSELLLTVLERITLAAGGTREDFLRRVPGSLVASGDMAHATHPNYPERHEPGHLIEINAGPVLKVQPNLRYATDGRTAAAFALACEQAGVPLQRYEHRADLPCGSTIGPMTAARTGIPTVDVGAAQLAMHSARELMGADDVSAYSAALQAFLSPG; encoded by the coding sequence ATGGCAGCTAGCCCCCAGAGCCTGTGCGACTTCATCGACGCGTCGCCGTCACCGTTCCACGTGTGCGCGACCGCGGCGGCGCGGCTGCGCGGCGCGGGCTTCACCGAACTCGCCGAGGCCGACGCGTGGCCCGACGCCGAGGGGCGGTACTTCACCGTGCGGGCCGGGTCCCTGGTGGCCTGGCAGACCGCGGACGCCGGCAGTCCGTTCCGCATCGTCGGCGGGCACACCGACAGCCCGAACCTGCGGGTCAAGCAGCATCCGGACCGCGTCGTCGCTGGCTGGCGCGTGGTGGCCCTGGAGCCCTACGGCGGCGCGTGGCTCAACTCCTGGCTCGACCGCGACCTCGGCCTGAGCGGACGGCTGTCGTTCCGCCGCGGCGGCACCGTCGAGCACCGCCTGGTCCGCATCGACGAGCCGCTCCTGCGGGTGCCCCAGCTGGCGATCCACCTCTCCGACGACCGCAAGGGCGTGACGCTCGACCCGCAGCGGCACGTCAACGCCGTCTGGGGCGTCGGCGACGGGATCGGCGACGTCGTCGGCTACGTCGCCCGCCGCGCCGACGTCGACCCCGGCGACGTCCTCGCCGCCGACCTGATGACGCACGACCTGACGCCGTCGACCCTGGTGGGTGCGGACCGGGAGTTGGTCAGCGCGCCGCGGCTGGACAACCAGGGCACGTGCTACGCGGGCCTGGAGGCGTTCCTCGCCGCGAAGCCGGCGGGACACCTGCCGGTGCTCGCGCTGTTCGACCACGAGGAGGTCGGCTCGACCTCCGACCACGGCGCACAGTCCGAACTGCTGCTGACGGTGCTCGAGCGAATCACGTTGGCCGCGGGCGGGACTCGCGAGGACTTCCTGCGCCGCGTGCCCGGTTCCCTGGTCGCGTCGGGGGACATGGCGCACGCCACGCACCCCAACTACCCGGAACGGCACGAGCCCGGTCACCTCATCGAGATCAACGCCGGGCCGGTGCTCAAGGTGCAGCCCAACCTGCGGTACGCCACCGACGGCCGTACCGCCGCGGCGTTCGCGCTGGCGTGCGAACAGGCCGGCGTGCCGCTGCAGCGCTACGAGCACCGGGCCGATCTGCCGTGCGGCTCGACGATCGGGCCCATGACCGCCGCACGGACCGGCATCCCCACCGTCGACGTCGGCGCGGCACAGCTGGCGATGCACTCCGCCCGCGAACTCATGGGCGCCGACGACGTGAGCGCGTATTCGGCTGCGCTGCAGGCGTTCCTCTCACCCGGATAG
- a CDS encoding MMPL/RND family transporter: protein MTVEPTTEPIPAQTATPAQRPSRIARSIRVLCVPIVLFWLAVAALTNALVPQLEAVGAEHNVALSSPDSPSLQAFKHIGEKFGEFDTDSAAMIVLEGDQPLGVEAHRYYDEIVRRVSADTVHVQHVQDFWGDPLTAAGSQSPDGKAAYVQVFLSGNQGEALSLASVDAVRGIVDGTPAPPGVKAYVTGAAAQIADQFEVGNDSTELVTALTVGVIAVMLLIVYRSFVTMLLALVTVLVEMAAARGVVSFLADQGLIGLSTYSTNILTLLVIAAGTDYVIFLLGRYHEARGRGDDRPVAWHDMYRGTTHVILGSGLTIAGAVFCLYFTRLPYFQSLGIPAAIGVLVALAASLTLAPAVIVIGGRFGLLDPKRTTKKYGWRRIGTAIVRWPGPILVATLAVAAIGLLALPGYQTSYDDSNYMPDTVPSNVGYAAAERHFTKARLNPELLMLESDHDLRNPTDMILLERVAKAVFHTDGIAQVQSITRPLGTPLDHTSIPFQISASSASQLQNLPYQQARADDLTKQVGVIDDTITVLRQQMVLQQQSSDVTHEQSEAFAQTVATAQDLRNKIADFDDFFRPIRNYFYFEPHCYDIPVCHALRSLFDSLDGINELTDQLANVSGSIAKLDELQPKLLALIPPQIANQQTNRDLTMTNYATTAGIYDQSAAALQNSTALGQAYDASKTDDSFYLPPEAFTNPEFVRGLKLFLSPDGTAARMIITHDVDPATPEGIAHVEAIRHAAAEAVKGTPLAGSKIYLGGVASTYADIAEMSHYDLIIAGIASLSLILLIMMFITRSIVAALVIVGTVALSLGASFGLSVLVWQYIFGVPLYWVVLALAVILLLAVGSDYNLLLVSRFQEEIGAGLNTGIIRAMAGSGSVVTAAGLVFAFTMASFIVSDLVVLGQIGTTIALGLLFDTLIVRSFMTPSIAALLGRWFWWPVVVRQRPVPQKFGSGAGGQQLTLF, encoded by the coding sequence ATGACGGTCGAGCCGACGACGGAGCCCATCCCCGCGCAGACGGCCACCCCCGCACAGCGCCCCAGCCGCATCGCCCGGTCGATCCGGGTGCTGTGCGTGCCCATCGTGCTGTTCTGGCTGGCGGTCGCGGCGCTCACCAACGCGCTGGTCCCGCAACTCGAGGCGGTCGGCGCCGAGCACAACGTGGCGCTGAGTTCGCCGGACTCGCCCTCGCTGCAGGCGTTCAAGCACATCGGCGAGAAGTTCGGCGAGTTCGACACCGACAGCGCGGCGATGATCGTGCTGGAGGGCGACCAGCCACTCGGCGTCGAGGCCCACCGGTACTACGACGAGATCGTCAGACGCGTCTCGGCGGACACCGTGCACGTGCAGCACGTGCAGGACTTCTGGGGCGATCCGCTGACCGCCGCCGGGTCGCAGAGTCCCGACGGCAAGGCCGCCTACGTGCAGGTCTTCCTGTCTGGCAACCAGGGCGAGGCGCTGTCGCTGGCGTCGGTCGACGCGGTGCGCGGCATCGTCGACGGCACGCCCGCGCCGCCGGGCGTGAAGGCCTACGTCACCGGTGCGGCCGCTCAGATCGCCGACCAGTTCGAGGTCGGCAACGACAGCACCGAACTCGTCACGGCCCTCACCGTCGGCGTGATCGCGGTGATGCTGCTGATCGTCTACCGGTCGTTCGTCACCATGCTGCTCGCGCTGGTCACGGTGCTCGTCGAGATGGCCGCCGCCCGCGGCGTGGTGTCGTTCCTCGCCGACCAGGGACTGATCGGCCTGTCGACGTACTCGACGAACATCCTCACGCTGCTGGTGATCGCCGCGGGCACCGATTACGTGATCTTCCTGCTCGGGCGCTACCACGAGGCCCGTGGCCGCGGCGATGACCGGCCCGTCGCCTGGCACGACATGTACCGCGGCACGACGCACGTCATCCTCGGCTCGGGCCTCACGATCGCCGGCGCGGTGTTCTGCCTCTACTTCACCCGACTGCCGTACTTCCAGAGCCTCGGCATCCCGGCCGCCATCGGCGTACTCGTCGCGCTCGCGGCCTCGTTGACCCTGGCGCCCGCGGTCATCGTCATCGGCGGGCGGTTCGGCCTGCTCGACCCGAAGCGCACCACCAAGAAGTACGGCTGGCGCCGCATCGGGACGGCGATCGTGCGCTGGCCCGGCCCCATCCTCGTCGCCACCCTCGCCGTCGCGGCGATCGGCCTGCTCGCCCTGCCGGGGTACCAGACCAGCTACGACGACAGCAACTACATGCCCGACACGGTGCCGTCAAACGTCGGTTACGCGGCCGCCGAGCGGCACTTCACCAAGGCCCGGCTCAACCCCGAGCTGCTGATGCTCGAGTCGGATCACGACCTGCGGAACCCGACCGACATGATCCTGTTGGAACGCGTCGCGAAGGCGGTCTTCCACACCGACGGCATCGCGCAGGTGCAATCGATCACCCGGCCGCTGGGCACGCCGCTCGACCACACCTCGATCCCGTTCCAGATCAGCGCGTCGAGTGCCTCGCAGCTGCAGAACCTGCCCTACCAGCAGGCCCGCGCCGACGATCTCACCAAGCAGGTGGGCGTCATCGACGACACCATCACCGTGCTGCGCCAGCAGATGGTGCTGCAGCAGCAGTCGAGCGACGTCACGCACGAGCAGAGCGAGGCGTTCGCCCAGACCGTGGCGACCGCACAGGACCTGCGCAACAAGATCGCCGACTTCGACGACTTCTTCCGGCCGATCCGCAACTACTTCTACTTCGAGCCGCACTGCTACGACATCCCGGTGTGCCACGCCCTGCGGTCGCTGTTCGATTCGCTCGACGGCATCAACGAACTCACCGACCAGCTGGCCAACGTCTCCGGCAGCATCGCGAAACTCGATGAGCTGCAACCGAAGTTGCTCGCGCTGATCCCGCCGCAGATCGCCAACCAGCAGACCAACCGCGATCTGACGATGACCAACTACGCCACCACGGCGGGCATCTACGACCAGAGCGCCGCGGCGCTGCAGAACTCCACGGCGCTCGGCCAGGCCTACGACGCGTCCAAGACCGACGATTCGTTCTACCTGCCGCCGGAGGCCTTCACCAACCCCGAGTTCGTGCGGGGACTGAAGCTGTTCCTGTCACCCGACGGCACCGCCGCCCGCATGATCATCACCCACGACGTCGACCCCGCCACCCCGGAGGGCATCGCGCACGTCGAGGCCATCCGGCATGCCGCCGCCGAGGCGGTGAAGGGCACCCCGCTGGCCGGATCGAAGATCTACCTCGGTGGCGTGGCGTCGACGTACGCCGACATCGCCGAGATGTCGCACTACGACCTGATCATCGCCGGTATCGCCTCACTCAGCCTGATCCTGCTGATCATGATGTTCATCACGCGCAGCATCGTCGCCGCACTGGTGATCGTCGGCACGGTCGCGTTGTCGCTGGGTGCGTCGTTCGGCCTGTCGGTCCTGGTGTGGCAGTACATCTTCGGCGTCCCGCTGTACTGGGTGGTGCTGGCGCTCGCCGTCATCCTGCTGCTGGCGGTCGGTTCGGACTACAACCTGCTGCTGGTCTCCCGGTTCCAGGAGGAGATCGGCGCCGGGTTGAACACCGGCATCATCCGCGCGATGGCCGGCAGCGGTTCGGTGGTCACCGCCGCCGGACTGGTCTTCGCCTTCACGATGGCGTCGTTCATCGTCAGCGACCTGGTGGTGCTGGGCCAGATCGGGACGACCATCGCTCTGGGCCTGCTGTTCGACACGCTGATCGTGCGGTCGTTCATGACGCCGTCCATCGCGGCGTTGCTCGGCCGGTGGTTCTGGTGGCCGGTCGTGGTCCGGCAGCGGCCGGTGCCGCAGAAGTTCGGCTCCGGCGCCGGAGGGCAGCAGCTGACGCTGTTCTAG
- a CDS encoding PfkB family carbohydrate kinase gives MSVVVIGQIGRDMVLRTDGLPKPNGSTPVLERRELLGGKGANQAVALTQLGVPTALIGVVGQDIEGAAVLRQADRDRIDVGCVVRRGRTALLVDLVDADGTRRLFEDVPDESLVTLDDLDRCGTLFQPAGVVSIQLQQPPQTTLAAARHARRMGARVVADGLPDAAVRDDLLASVDVLRADAEEAALLAGGELRSVDDAVAVARRLSLAGPRWVALAVPGVGDVLVWEQDATVFPHADVHVVDRTGAGDAFVAGLVAGVHRGVGPRAAGELAAAAAASQVQHLGGRPHLAELSG, from the coding sequence ATGAGCGTCGTGGTGATCGGCCAGATCGGACGCGACATGGTGCTGCGCACCGACGGGCTGCCGAAGCCGAACGGGTCCACGCCGGTCCTCGAACGCCGTGAGTTGCTCGGCGGCAAGGGCGCCAACCAGGCGGTCGCGCTGACGCAGTTGGGCGTGCCCACTGCGCTGATCGGCGTGGTGGGCCAGGACATCGAGGGAGCGGCCGTGCTGCGGCAGGCCGACCGGGACCGCATCGACGTCGGCTGCGTGGTCCGGCGGGGACGTACCGCGCTGCTCGTCGACCTGGTCGACGCCGACGGCACCCGGCGGCTGTTCGAGGACGTTCCCGACGAGTCGCTGGTGACGCTCGACGACCTGGACCGGTGCGGCACCCTCTTCCAGCCGGCGGGCGTCGTCTCGATCCAGCTGCAGCAGCCGCCGCAGACCACGCTGGCCGCCGCGCGGCACGCCCGGCGGATGGGCGCCCGCGTCGTCGCCGACGGTCTACCGGACGCCGCGGTGCGTGACGACCTGCTGGCGTCGGTGGACGTGCTGCGCGCCGATGCCGAGGAGGCCGCGCTGCTGGCCGGGGGCGAGCTGCGGTCGGTCGACGACGCGGTGGCGGTGGCCCGTCGGCTGTCGCTGGCCGGGCCGCGGTGGGTCGCGCTGGCGGTGCCGGGCGTCGGCGACGTGCTGGTGTGGGAGCAGGACGCGACGGTGTTCCCGCACGCCGACGTCCACGTCGTCGACCGGACCGGGGCGGGCGACGCCTTCGTGGCCGGCCTGGTCGCGGGCGTGCACCGTGGTGTCGGACCACGCGCCGCAGGCGAACTCGCCGCCGCCGCGGCGGCCTCGCAGGTGCAGCACCTGGGCGGTCGCCCCCACCTGGCCGAGCTATCCGGGTGA
- a CDS encoding MmpS family transport accessory protein: MQRVSIGRLLARRWMVLVAIVVVAIAGFAVYRLNGIFGSKDVTSTPDNSANDTKPFNPKHVVLEVFGSSGSSATITYLDINAQPQHVDGAQLPWTYDTTTTQPAVFVNVQAQGDGDSIGCRITIDDAVKDERSSTTLNPYTFCLDKSG; the protein is encoded by the coding sequence ATGCAGCGGGTTTCGATCGGGCGACTACTCGCGCGCCGATGGATGGTGCTCGTCGCCATCGTCGTGGTGGCCATCGCGGGCTTCGCCGTCTACCGCCTCAACGGCATCTTCGGGTCCAAGGACGTCACGTCCACCCCGGACAACAGCGCCAACGACACCAAGCCGTTCAACCCCAAGCACGTGGTCCTCGAGGTCTTCGGGTCGTCCGGTAGCTCGGCGACCATCACGTACCTGGACATCAACGCCCAACCCCAGCACGTCGACGGCGCGCAGCTGCCCTGGACGTACGACACCACCACCACGCAGCCCGCCGTCTTCGTCAACGTGCAGGCCCAGGGCGACGGCGACTCGATCGGCTGCCGGATCACGATCGACGACGCCGTGAAGGACGAGAGGTCGAGCACCACCCTGAACCCCTACACCTTCTGCCTGGACAAGTCGGGATGA
- a CDS encoding MBL fold metallo-hydrolase has translation MQLTHFGHSCLLAGFGDTTVLFDPGTFSHGFEGITGLSAILITHQHPDHADVERLPALLEANPGAALYADPMTAAQLGDAWTAVHAGDAFEIGDLTVRGVGGTHAVIHPEIPVIDNISYLVGDGDHPARLMHPGDALFAPGEPVDVLATPAAAPWMKLSEAVEYLRAVAPARAVPIHQAVVAKEARGIYYGRLSEMTDTDFQVLDEEKGTEF, from the coding sequence ATGCAACTGACGCATTTCGGCCATTCCTGCCTGCTGGCGGGATTCGGCGACACCACGGTGCTGTTCGACCCGGGCACGTTCTCCCACGGTTTCGAGGGCATCACCGGCCTGTCGGCGATCCTCATCACCCACCAGCACCCCGACCACGCCGACGTCGAGCGGCTGCCCGCCCTGCTGGAGGCGAACCCGGGGGCTGCGCTGTACGCCGACCCGATGACCGCAGCCCAGCTGGGCGACGCGTGGACGGCCGTGCACGCGGGCGACGCCTTCGAGATCGGGGATCTAACGGTGCGCGGCGTCGGCGGGACGCACGCCGTGATCCATCCGGAGATCCCGGTCATCGACAACATCTCCTACCTCGTCGGCGACGGCGACCATCCGGCGCGGCTCATGCATCCGGGCGACGCGCTGTTCGCGCCGGGCGAACCGGTGGACGTCCTGGCCACGCCGGCCGCCGCACCGTGGATGAAGCTCTCCGAGGCCGTCGAGTACCTGCGCGCGGTGGCCCCCGCCCGCGCGGTGCCGATCCATCAGGCCGTCGTCGCCAAGGAGGCCCGCGGCATCTACTACGGCAGGCTCTCGGAGATGACCGACACCGACTTCCAGGTGCTCGACGAGGAGAAGGGTACCGAGTTTTGA
- a CDS encoding family 1 encapsulin nanocompartment shell protein yields the protein MTNDLYRELAPVTDAAWAAIEQEATRTFTRHVAGRRVVDTSDPAGPTAAAVGTGHLLDVSAPADGVVAHLREARPLVRLRVPFTLSREAVDDVERGAQDSDWDPVKDAARTLAFAEDRAIFEGYPAASITGIRAGSSHPALTLPADTRQIPDAIATALSTLRLAGVDGPYSVLLSAEVYTAVSETTEHGYPLLEHLNRLVDGDIIWAPAIDGAYVLSTRGGDFDLRLGTDVAIGYLSHDAATVTLYLQETLTFLMYTAEAAVALTP from the coding sequence GTGACGAACGACCTGTACCGCGAACTCGCCCCCGTCACCGACGCGGCCTGGGCCGCGATCGAGCAGGAGGCCACCCGCACGTTCACGCGGCACGTCGCGGGGCGGCGGGTGGTCGACACCAGCGATCCCGCCGGCCCGACGGCGGCCGCGGTCGGCACCGGTCACCTGCTCGACGTGAGCGCGCCGGCCGACGGGGTGGTCGCCCACCTGCGCGAGGCGCGGCCGCTGGTCCGGTTGCGCGTGCCGTTCACGCTGTCCCGGGAAGCGGTCGACGACGTCGAACGCGGCGCCCAGGACTCGGACTGGGATCCGGTGAAGGACGCCGCGCGCACGCTGGCCTTCGCCGAGGACCGCGCGATCTTCGAGGGCTATCCCGCCGCGTCGATCACCGGCATCCGCGCCGGCAGTTCCCATCCGGCGCTGACCCTGCCCGCCGACACCCGGCAGATCCCGGACGCGATCGCCACGGCGCTGTCGACGCTGCGCCTGGCGGGGGTGGACGGCCCGTACTCGGTTCTGCTGTCGGCGGAGGTCTACACCGCGGTCAGCGAGACCACCGAGCACGGCTATCCGCTGCTCGAACACCTCAACCGGCTCGTCGACGGCGACATCATCTGGGCACCGGCCATCGACGGCGCGTACGTGCTGTCCACCCGCGGCGGGGACTTCGACCTCCGGCTGGGCACGGACGTGGCCATCGGTTACCTGTCCCACGACGCCGCCACCGTGACGCTGTACCTCCAGGAGACACTGACCTTCCTGATGTACACGGCGGAGGCCGCGGTGGCGCTGACGCCCTGA
- the purS gene encoding phosphoribosylformylglycinamidine synthase subunit PurS, producing MARVVVHVMPKAEILDPQGQAIVGALGRLGHTGISEVRQGKRFELEVDDAVSDDALAEIAESLLANTVIEEFEVTREGK from the coding sequence GTGGCCCGGGTCGTAGTGCACGTCATGCCCAAGGCGGAGATCCTCGACCCGCAGGGGCAGGCCATCGTCGGCGCGTTGGGTCGGCTCGGCCACACCGGCATCTCGGAAGTGCGGCAGGGCAAGCGGTTCGAACTCGAGGTCGACGACGCCGTCAGCGACGACGCGCTGGCCGAGATCGCCGAGTCGCTGCTCGCGAACACCGTCATCGAGGAGTTCGAGGTCACCCGGGAGGGCAAGTGA
- the purQ gene encoding phosphoribosylformylglycinamidine synthase subunit PurQ: MSPRIGVITFPGSLDDVDAARAVRLAGAEPVALWHADADLKDVDAVIVPGGFSYGDYLRAGAIAKFAPVMSEVVDAAEGGMPVLGICNGFQVLCEAGLLPGALTRNAGLHFVCRDIWLEVASNASAWSSRYDAGADILVPLKSGEGRFQASQEVLDELEGEGRVVFRYRDNPNGSQRGIAGISSANGRVVGLMPHPEHATEALTGPSDDGLGIFLSALDAVLTA; the protein is encoded by the coding sequence GTGAGTCCCCGGATCGGCGTCATCACCTTCCCCGGCTCGCTCGACGACGTCGACGCGGCGCGCGCGGTCCGTCTCGCCGGGGCCGAACCGGTGGCCCTGTGGCACGCCGACGCCGACCTCAAGGACGTCGACGCCGTCATCGTGCCCGGCGGCTTCTCCTACGGCGACTACCTCCGCGCGGGCGCGATCGCGAAGTTCGCGCCGGTGATGAGCGAGGTGGTCGACGCGGCCGAGGGCGGGATGCCGGTGCTCGGCATCTGCAACGGCTTCCAGGTGCTGTGCGAGGCAGGTCTGCTGCCCGGTGCACTCACCCGCAACGCGGGCCTGCACTTCGTCTGCCGGGACATCTGGCTGGAGGTGGCGTCGAATGCGTCGGCGTGGAGCAGCCGCTACGACGCCGGTGCCGACATCCTGGTGCCGCTGAAGTCCGGCGAGGGTCGCTTCCAGGCGTCGCAGGAGGTTCTCGACGAACTCGAGGGGGAGGGTCGCGTGGTGTTCCGCTACCGCGACAACCCCAACGGCTCGCAGCGCGGCATCGCCGGCATCTCCTCGGCCAACGGCCGTGTCGTCGGTCTGATGCCGCATCCCGAGCACGCCACCGAGGCGCTCACCGGCCCGTCGGATGACGGTCTGGGCATCTTCCTGTCGGCGCTCGACGCCGTCCTGACCGCCTGA